The Tripterygium wilfordii isolate XIE 37 chromosome 21, ASM1340144v1, whole genome shotgun sequence genome segment AATTACTTGAACATCTCACACCTCAATTGAGTAAGCGACAAGTCTGCCCaacctatatatacacacaagcaCATACAccaaacctatatatatacacacacagacacacaagCTACTTTCATCATCTCTTCAGCCCATCGAAAAGACTTGCAGATCAATCATGGCAGGATCCGAATTGGACGGCATCGACATACATCGATACGGATATCCAATTCAACTTGCAACAATAACAAATAATACGCCAATAAGCAATGCTGAACAACCTCCATTTCTTGGAACATTTGATGATTTATCACTTGTGGGAAATGAGATGGATGTTCTTTACCACAGAATCCAATCCCAGGCAGAGACAACAAGTGGAGTTGATCCGAGGTTGTTAATGTTGTTGGAATTTTCAAGGGGGCTTTACAGCAGAAGAAGTGAATTGTTTAAGAAATTATTCCCAGGACTTCGTGATGGTTTTATGGAGTTGATCAAGAGGATTGATGCAATGTTGTTGGAGGGGAAATTGAATCATTTGGAACAAACACAAGTTCGGAGTCTGCAGAGGAGTTTAAGCGTTGGTTCGCCACGGACACCGAGTACTGCCAGAGGTGGTGAAGAAGACTTTAGGCTCAAGCGGTTCAAGGTGCGTACGCtggttgttggtggtggtgatcCGGGTGacggcggtggtggtggtggtggtcagAGTGATACCAAGAATGGCGGTGCCAATTAGATATTTATAGagccaaaaataaaaacaagaaatttaTTGATGTAATATGAGGGGGAAAAGACAACAagaattgtttgttattatatatacaaaaagaataatatttgaaaTCTCAAAATGTCACCTTCATTTGACTCTCAATTAATGTTGatgttggatgttaagtggAACATACACGTGTATTTGTAATCAATGACACATAAATTTGACATTAAAATGGATGTCTTATTTAGGGTGGATGTAGCATTACTCATACAAAAATAACTTTATCATATATAGGGTTATAACTAAAAAAGACATTAGTTTGTGTGAAGACTAATATCCCATATCGGATTAACATAACCCAAACAAgtcatatataaataaagtaCTAGCAccttgatgagaatcccacatcgaaaaattgTGGATTTGAATTATAGCTTATAAGGGATGACAAACCTCtcattgtcaacctgggttttcaatagagagttaggctcaaacttgtgatgctagattTGGACCCCTATCCTGTGTGGCCGGTATTTCTCGGGCTCTCACACAATGACGCGTTTTTTGGGCCTAAGAACCAACGATGATGacccatgaagaacaaatgtGCGGGCTTGTGGCCTAGAGTAGAAAATATCGTCAATGTGTTTGGGCTTTgatttttaacatggtatcCGGAGCAAGTATTCGATCCATTTAGACATGACATTTACctatccacttgttgggtctagcaTAACCCATTTCATAAGTACAGGAGAGTGTCGAGATTAATATTTCACATTGGATTGGTATAACCCAAATGAGTGATTTATAAGTAATAGGGCTGGGACTGGGTCAATTTTATCGACCATTATTGGTCAACCGACCCATTACAGGCCAgccgataatcaaccatcaatcgACCCACATAGTCGGGCCGATAATATCACCCAACCCATGTATAGATGGATTGGTTTATGGTTTTTAAAATACCGTATCgtcggttggccgataattatcggccaaccgactattttaaagaaaaaaaatactaataatttTAGTTTGTTATTGTTATCAGCCAACCCGCCCATTGTTATCGGCCAATCGACCCATTATCGCTCGACCGATAATgaaccatcaaccgacccaaAAATGTTGGTTGCCAACCGACATCTGACCAATAAAAGTCGGGCCGATAATGGTTTTCACATTTGGCTGAAATCGGTTGGTCGGGTTGGTTGCATTATTGGTCGATAATCAACCGACCCGACCCAGTCTCAACCCTAATAAATAAAGTCTTAGCACCTTTCACACAATAATTCATTTTGTAGGCCTATAAATCAATGGAGACGGTCCATTAAGAACAAATTAGTGTGGGTTTGTGGCATAGAGCGGACAATATCGTTGATGTATTTGCTTGGATTTTAAGAGCTTGTAAGGTATAATTACTTGATTATGAAGCATCATTGTTTCATTGGTGGTCTCATTCCATAGCATTCTTAGTTGGCGGTTTCAACTCAACTCTAGTTCATTCTTCATGGCGAGTTCGGCCAACGCAGCCCATTGCGCTTGATCATGAGCAAAAGAATTTGCTGGGCTTCTGGATTTTGTTTTGGGTCCAATGATTCCAATTAGTTAAGCCCACTACTGTACTCTTAATCACTGGGCTTGTAGCCTAATGAGCCAGAAGGGCAGTTGGAATCACTAGCTAATGCTAATCAAAGCTACTATTAGCCATTGCTCTTATATTCCAAACAATACTATCAAATTAAGGTgggaaattttttatttctatttaaaAGTGAATTCCATGATAAGGGATACATGGAATATTTCGTATTTATATCCAACAGTTTAGAATTTCATACatttttcatattaaatttaatttttgtttcaaataaaatttgTAAAAATTGGATGAAAACCCAACTATATATAATTGTCCATTATTCAAGAAGATGACTGATATGTTAGAATATCACATTGTTGGGTATCACCCAATCATGTGGTATATATACATGTCCATGTGTTCTTACCGCACTAAGAGGTGTTGTTTAATAATTCACCACTTCTATGAGcaattattaaataattaaatggtATCCAATTAGCTATTTTGAGGTGGAAaacaattataaaaaattacataaaataacaaataacaagaatg includes the following:
- the LOC119987633 gene encoding uncharacterized protein LOC119987633, giving the protein MAGSELDGIDIHRYGYPIQLATITNNTPISNAEQPPFLGTFDDLSLVGNEMDVLYHRIQSQAETTSGVDPRLLMLLEFSRGLYSRRSELFKKLFPGLRDGFMELIKRIDAMLLEGKLNHLEQTQVRSLQRSLSVGSPRTPSTARGGEEDFRLKRFKVRTLVVGGGDPGDGGGGGGGQSDTKNGGAN